Within Dysgonomonas mossii, the genomic segment TAAAAAGCAGTCAAAAAAGGCTTAGCCGTGGGACTTGAAAATCGAAAGAAAACATCCCACGTCATCAGTATCTAAATTATGGACAAAGAAGCTGAGACTCAAATTTTGTGACAGCTTCTTTGTCTTTAATATTAATATATATCAACAAGATCAAATATCAGAGCTTTATATATATATTCTTTCTATACAAAAAATGCGCCAATCCCCAACAAACCGCAATGAATAGTAAAGCCAAAGAAAATGAAGCCAGATAAGGGTCTATATTCCTTGCTAGAATTGCATATAACCAACTTTTAAAACCAAATCCAGTATTATTCAAAGGAATAGAATCAACTAAAACAGAGACTATACCCGCAAATACATAGATTGCAAGAGGATTAACTCCGAACGATTGAAAGAAAAGACTCCACGATTTATATTCTTTCACATCAATAATCCAGATCAACAATGATAGCAACAGTGCTCCCGATCCGCATGTAGTAAGGACAAAGGTGGGTGACCAGATTTTTTTATTAATCGGACAACCATAGTTGAACAAAAAGCCCAAAAACAGAAGTATAGTTCCACATAAAAACAGATTTAACATGCGGTCTTTGTTGTCTTTGATTGTTATCAACATTTTACCACATAAGAAACCGATCAATACATGGCAAACAGATGGAATAGTACTCAAAATACCTTCGGGTTCTACTCCGCGCTCTATATACATGTGTTGTTCACCCAAAATATAGCGATCTATTATTCCTAAAATATTACTTTCGTCGGGCTGAAATCCATTCCCAAAAATAAGAATCAAGAAATAGCAGACAAGGCCTATGGCAATTATGTATGGAATGTACCTATGCTTAACGAATATAATAATCAAAGATGCCACTCCATAGCAAAGAGCTAATCGTTGCATTACCCCCAATATGCGAAGATGTTCAAAGTTCGTTACCGAAAGTTCCAGAAGATGAAAGAATGGCAAACCTGTGCTTTTCAATTGAAAAAAAGTGGAAACAGATAGCCCAAGCCATGCTAAAAATAATCCGACAAAGAAAATAAGAAATGTTCGTTTCAATATTTTGCTAATAACCTGTTTAGTAGGTTCAAAATCGAATTTACGCAGCGAGGCATAACAAGATATTCCCATTATAAACATAAAAAAAGGGAAAACCAGATCGGTTGGCGTTAGCCCATTCCAATCTGCATGCCTCAATGGAACATAAACGTATTCCCATGATCCGGGATTGTTTACCATAATCATACCGGCAATGGTTATCCCCCTCATTACATCTAAGGATAAAAGTCGATTATTTAAGTTTACAAGTTTTGTTGACATTGATTTACAACTTGATTTAGTTATTGAAATAGATTATCTTACAACGATTTCATCGGTAAAGATAAATCCTACCTTTGTATTGCTTTTGTCCGGATTAGCAACATACCGTATATATCGAGCCTCTACATTTCCTTTCCATGCAAATTCTTTCAGAAAGAAACCTACCTGTGTAAATGGAATATCATTTGTGACAGTAGAAAGTAATGTGAAGTTTTGGCTGTCTGCCGAAGTGTATATTTCCACATCTTTGGGGATCCAACACCAACCAAAGGCATCTTGCATGAAAGTAGCTTGTATTGAATGAACGGTCTGCGTAGTTTGCAAATCGATAACAACATCCATCCCATTGTTTATAAAACCTTGCCATCGGTTATTATCACACGACCATCCCCCTTGTAAACCATTTACTAATGCATCTTTTCCTCCTGCCGGATACTCATCCGAAAATGGCTGTTTATATTCAACAGGCTTTCCTATGGCCAAATGTTTCAGAGTATCAGAATATTCTTTACGCTCACCTACTTCATGCTTCAGATCAAAGGGATTATAGCCCTTGTTTTTCAGGTACTCGACAGCATTCAATGCATTTTCTTTAAATCGGATGAACGATTTTCTATCCGGTTGTGTCCAGCCAGTTTCAGCGATAGCTAATGCTCTCGGCCAGATCATCATTTCGGCGATATTTTCTGTTGGTATATACTCTGTCCACACATTCGCTTGTATACCCAATATATGTTTCTTCTCTTCGACATTCACAGAGTCTGGTACAGGATTGTAAGAGTAAACCTTCTCAATGGGTGTATATCCTGCCCAGGATAGCACATGCGATTCAGGGGCATCCTGATAGAAGTTCAAATAGCAATATTTTATAGGGGTCATAATGGCATCATGCCCCGCTTGTACAGCTTTTATACCATATTCTTCGCCACGCCATGACATTACTGTTGCATTTGGGGCTAATCCTCCCTGCATTATTTCGTCCCATCCCAAAAGTCTGCGCCCGTTTTTGTTTAAGAAGTTTTCGATATGATGAATCATATAGCTTTGCAATTCATCTACATCTTTCAAACCTTTTTTTTCCATTAAATCTGCGCATTTAGAACAAGATTGCCAACCCTTTTTCTCCGCTTCGTCTCCTCCTATATGAATGTATTCTGAACGAAACAAAGCCATTATTTCGGTCAATACATCTTCTAAAAAGATAAATGTTTCTGGATTACCTATACAAAAATCGCTATTGACATAAGCTTTTCCGGCACATGACAGTTGAGGAAATACAGCCAATACTTCTTCACTGTGCCCCGGCATCTCTATTTCGGGAATGACTGTAATATATTTGCTCGAAGCATATGCTACAATTTCTTTTACATCTTCCTGAGTATAATAACCTCCGTAGGCGTTTGGGCTTTTTTCACAATATTGCCGTCCTTTATCAGACCACTCCACAAGATTTTCGTATGGGCGCCATGCAGCCTGCTGTGTAAGTTGAGGATATTTTTTTATCTCTACACGCCACCCCGTACCATCGACCAAATGCCAATGAAAACGATTCATCTTGTAATAAGCCATCAAATCCAATTGTTTCTTCAGAAAATCTTTAGAGAAGAAATGACGAGATACATCTATCATTAATCCGCGATGGTTGAGATACGGTGTATCGTGGATTGTTAATGCCGGAATATTCTGAGCTCCGTATTGTTCCGCAAGTTGAAGTAGAGATTGCAAACCATAGAAGATTCCCACGCTTGCTGACGCCTCAATTTTGATACTCGAAGGGCTGACTATCAAATGGTAAGTATCAGGAATATTCCCTTTATTCTCGGTAATAATCAATTGTAGACCTCCCTGTTTTGTATTATTGGTCTCATTACTCAACCGAAGAGGAGATTGCTTCACAAAATCGAGAATCAGCTTTTTCTCTTTTCCTTCAAGATTTGTATAAATGGGCGTAGCTGATGTCATACAAAATTTCCCTTTATGAAGGATAATTTCCTGAGGGAAGGGTATAATCTTAATAGAGCCTGTATCTTCTATTTCAGCTCCATAACAAGTATAAAGACTGATATTCATCAGTGCGAAAATAAAAAAGAACAATTTATATTTATTCATGATTAATTGTTTTTTATAGTAATATACAACTAGTTATATATCTTTATTTTTACGGGGCCTATTAGTCCGGCTTCGGGAGTACTGCGATATGGAGTCGGTATAGTTTGGTAATGATTAGCCAAGGTACTATAGACCAATATCTCAACTTTATTAATACCCGGTAACAAGTAAGGTGTAATATCCACTTGATAAGGAGGACTCATCAATATTCCAGCCGACTGACTATTTATCTTAACTTCACAAGTCGCAATCACATCTGTGAGATCTAGCATAGCTTTCATATTCCCGGACAAAGAGTCTAGTGAAAAATCCGTTCTGTAATACATTCCCCCCGAATAATATTTCAAAGCTCCGGTTTTAGACCAATCTCCTATTTTCATAAGTCCCTTTGCTGTTCGTAATTTAATTGGTTCGCACAACACAGCTGTCCCTTGATATCCTGTTTTCCGTTCGACCGAAAAGGCAACACACCCTACTTCCTTTTGTATATGAGGTAAGGTAACCCGATAAATATTACTTCCTTGCATGTCTTCTTTAAGTAACCGGATATACTCTTTAGGGATAGTTACTCCATCAATCCATACTTTCAGGTCGCAACCAGCTATCTTAAATTCCATTTCATAGAGACCGGGAACAGAACGAAAACGGTAATTCCAACGCTTATATTTACCTCTATAAGGATCATATATCAAATGCTTTGTGTTCAGCCAGCGCATAGAAACGGAAGATAAATAAGATGAATCTTTCGTTGGCAAGACGACTGTATCCGGAAATAATATCACAGCACTTCTATCTCTAAAGTCGTGGAGGGCACCTCTTTCCATTCTGTAATTTATTTGCTTAGTATCAGCATATGCAATCAATAATTTATGCCAACCTTTCGCAAGTATGAAGCGATCATCCACCTTTTTCTCATCTATCAAAATCGTATATGGTCTTGTTCCGTCTATCTGAATTTTATATATGCCATTGTGGGGTGCATAAATGTACGTCTGATAAATCTGATGACCTCCGCTGTTTAATATAAAAAAGCGGTCGTCAACTTTCCCTTTCAGCCCGTGCATACCCTGCGAACCGGGGTTATCCCAAACTCCATATTGCCATGAGAAATTATAAAGGACGCTCTCTTTTTCTTTTGTCTGATGAATCGCATCTGTTATAGAAATATCTTTTGACACAGTGTCGAGAAAAGCCTGTGGACCATAACCATAGATGTCTTCCGGCCAGTGGGAGTCGTCAAAATCCGATTTGACCCAATCGGTCTTTGTATTTGTAGCCGGACTATTACGAAAAGACCTTGCTTCAGCACCAATCAATTCTTCAGATGCAGGTAAGCGAAAATCACCCCACTTATTATTCATAGTAGGTAACAGTTCTACCTCCCATTTTCCATCCAATAAAACCTCAGAGGTTAATTGTTCTTGTTTCTGCACTTTATTGGCAAGTATAGGTTCTCCATGAGAGAAGACGAATAAGTATGAATTTTCAGATTCTTTTTCTAGCAATAAATAGGTTCCATCTTTTGTTTGACGAACAACGGGATAATCTTGCATATTGCCAGTGTGGGCATCCCAAAGCTCAACTTTCCCTGTTGTTCGAAAAAAACATTCTGTATCTTTAGGGACATCCATTACCATGTATATATCACGGTCTCCAACTTTGCGATGAAGTACTTTTCCTCTATTTCCATTTGGTTTGAAATCCGGAACAATCAATGACTGCACAACAGAATTTAAAGAGTCCATATCAGACAGATACAAACCTACTCCATTCGCTGAATTTGTCTGTTTACGAGCAGTTTTTCCATCATATGCTTGAGCCGATGTAAGCCCGAATATCTCTTTTACAATAGCATCAACTTCGTTGCTGTTTTCTCCAGACAGAGTGCTTGCTTTAGGCAGTTTTCCTGTAGCTAACACAATACCTCCTGCACGGTAATGCTCTAATATCTTCAAGAGTGAACTGTGATGTATTGCCTCCATATCCGCCAATATTATTACTTTATATTTTTCATCGGCAATAGATATAGATTGTTTTTCGATAGTAGCTTTCTGTAAAAACGAATAGTTCACAAAATCGTAATCGAGTCCTCCGTCACTCATTTTTTGAGCTAAATCAAATACTTGCTTAGGGGTCGAGGTCGAATATGCTTGCATCGATTCGGTAGGGTACATGAGTGCTATATCACACACATGGTGTCCTTGACTCATAAGATAACTCAACCGTTGGGTGTATTCGAGCCATTTTTTCATATGAGGCCAATAAGGCATCCTGAAATGAAAACAAGGCGGTGCCCACTCCCACCAGCCTCCATGGGTAGAATAATAAAGACCATGCATGCATACAAGATTGCCACCTGCCATAAAGTGATGATCAATCTGATGGGTAAGCCATGAGCCCGAACTCCCCCACCCCATACTATGGAATGCTTCGAGCCAGGTGCGAGGACGTTTGTTAAGATGAGCTATCGAGCTCGAGACCTTTGTAGACATAAAACTCGACCCCCTTGCCGGAGCATCGTTACCCGGTGCTGTATACCAACTGTTTGCTCTGAAATAATCAACATATGCTAAAGGGTTTATACCTCTTTCCAAGTTATCGCAACCGTATATTAATCCTCTTTCGGCATGCCAGTTATATATTGGTTTGAAGTATCGGTCTTCTGCCAAATCCATTAAAACGTCGCAATAATCGATACGTACCTTAGGTGTTATATCGCCTATATTTTCTTTCAAAGCCGGCAGATAGAGCAGAATGTCATATCCTTTTCTTTTCTCAAACTCGTTGCGGAAATCTTCCGACCACGAACCAATTTCGATAGGATACGACAATTCGTCCTGAAAGAAATAATTCATTCCTGCCTTTGCCGCATCTCCCACCTTCTTCTCAAAATCAGCAAAGTATACATCAACGAGTTCTTTCCCATAATCGGGGTGTAATGCATAACTGTTACTTGTAGTTATAATATATACTTTACAGGACTTTCCGTTCGGAGTTCTCCACAGCAATCTGCCCTCGTTAATATATTTACTCAAATCTATTTTTCCGGGATAGGCAACTACTGCGAGTATATTTGGTGGAATTTTACAATTAAGGGTACTATCCTCTTTTATCGCTATGGATTGTATTTCGAGTTTCCCTTTATAATTTTTAAATTTGGAATCTTCTACTAGTTTATCTGGATAATATCCGTTGCCGATCCACCCTATTGTATAGTCGTCTAGTCCCACGCCGAGACCTTTTTTGGCACATTCTTGGGTAAACCATTTCCATATTTGCCACCATTTTTCCGAAAAGATTTTAGGCTCTCCCGGTTCGGTTTTGCCGAACAAGCCGAAACCATTCTTATGAGCCTTAATATCTACTTCAGGATCTTGATGGATATAACTTACAGCAAACCCGTCTATAGCAGCCGAAGAGAGTATATCGAGCTGGTCTTTGAGTCTTTCTGTATTCAATACGTCGCCATTCCACCAATAGAAAGGAACATTTCCATATCCTTTTGGTGGACACTTGAATTCCCCAAGCACATCAATATCAGGTCTCTGCGAAGGGTATCCTTTATACTTCTGTGTTTGTGATTTGATCTGAAGAATACAGATTGAAGCAAAAAGAAGTAATATTATTCGAGTCTTCATGGTCATAATATTCTTAATACTAAAAGAATGAAATATCATTTTATAGAGCAAAATTCATTGTATTGACTGAGGCCTATCGGTTGTTTTTACACCAAATATTTCAGATGGAATACTTCCCATTTCAAATATAAGCTCACCGCCTGCAATAATATCCGCATGATTAATGTATGACTTCGTATAAGCCTTTCCATTAAGTGAAACTTTCTGTATATATATATTT encodes:
- a CDS encoding acyltransferase family protein, with the protein product MSTKLVNLNNRLLSLDVMRGITIAGMIMVNNPGSWEYVYVPLRHADWNGLTPTDLVFPFFMFIMGISCYASLRKFDFEPTKQVISKILKRTFLIFFVGLFLAWLGLSVSTFFQLKSTGLPFFHLLELSVTNFEHLRILGVMQRLALCYGVASLIIIFVKHRYIPYIIAIGLVCYFLILIFGNGFQPDESNILGIIDRYILGEQHMYIERGVEPEGILSTIPSVCHVLIGFLCGKMLITIKDNKDRMLNLFLCGTILLFLGFLFNYGCPINKKIWSPTFVLTTCGSGALLLSLLIWIIDVKEYKSWSLFFQSFGVNPLAIYVFAGIVSVLVDSIPLNNTGFGFKSWLYAILARNIDPYLASFSLALLFIAVCWGLAHFLYRKNIYIKL
- a CDS encoding glycoside hydrolase family 20 protein — encoded protein: MNKYKLFFFIFALMNISLYTCYGAEIEDTGSIKIIPFPQEIILHKGKFCMTSATPIYTNLEGKEKKLILDFVKQSPLRLSNETNNTKQGGLQLIITENKGNIPDTYHLIVSPSSIKIEASASVGIFYGLQSLLQLAEQYGAQNIPALTIHDTPYLNHRGLMIDVSRHFFSKDFLKKQLDLMAYYKMNRFHWHLVDGTGWRVEIKKYPQLTQQAAWRPYENLVEWSDKGRQYCEKSPNAYGGYYTQEDVKEIVAYASSKYITVIPEIEMPGHSEEVLAVFPQLSCAGKAYVNSDFCIGNPETFIFLEDVLTEIMALFRSEYIHIGGDEAEKKGWQSCSKCADLMEKKGLKDVDELQSYMIHHIENFLNKNGRRLLGWDEIMQGGLAPNATVMSWRGEEYGIKAVQAGHDAIMTPIKYCYLNFYQDAPESHVLSWAGYTPIEKVYSYNPVPDSVNVEEKKHILGIQANVWTEYIPTENIAEMMIWPRALAIAETGWTQPDRKSFIRFKENALNAVEYLKNKGYNPFDLKHEVGERKEYSDTLKHLAIGKPVEYKQPFSDEYPAGGKDALVNGLQGGWSCDNNRWQGFINNGMDVVIDLQTTQTVHSIQATFMQDAFGWCWIPKDVEIYTSADSQNFTLLSTVTNDIPFTQVGFFLKEFAWKGNVEARYIRYVANPDKSNTKVGFIFTDEIVVR
- a CDS encoding glycosyl hydrolase, producing MKTRIILLLFASICILQIKSQTQKYKGYPSQRPDIDVLGEFKCPPKGYGNVPFYWWNGDVLNTERLKDQLDILSSAAIDGFAVSYIHQDPEVDIKAHKNGFGLFGKTEPGEPKIFSEKWWQIWKWFTQECAKKGLGVGLDDYTIGWIGNGYYPDKLVEDSKFKNYKGKLEIQSIAIKEDSTLNCKIPPNILAVVAYPGKIDLSKYINEGRLLWRTPNGKSCKVYIITTSNSYALHPDYGKELVDVYFADFEKKVGDAAKAGMNYFFQDELSYPIEIGSWSEDFRNEFEKRKGYDILLYLPALKENIGDITPKVRIDYCDVLMDLAEDRYFKPIYNWHAERGLIYGCDNLERGINPLAYVDYFRANSWYTAPGNDAPARGSSFMSTKVSSSIAHLNKRPRTWLEAFHSMGWGSSGSWLTHQIDHHFMAGGNLVCMHGLYYSTHGGWWEWAPPCFHFRMPYWPHMKKWLEYTQRLSYLMSQGHHVCDIALMYPTESMQAYSTSTPKQVFDLAQKMSDGGLDYDFVNYSFLQKATIEKQSISIADEKYKVIILADMEAIHHSSLLKILEHYRAGGIVLATGKLPKASTLSGENSNEVDAIVKEIFGLTSAQAYDGKTARKQTNSANGVGLYLSDMDSLNSVVQSLIVPDFKPNGNRGKVLHRKVGDRDIYMVMDVPKDTECFFRTTGKVELWDAHTGNMQDYPVVRQTKDGTYLLLEKESENSYLFVFSHGEPILANKVQKQEQLTSEVLLDGKWEVELLPTMNNKWGDFRLPASEELIGAEARSFRNSPATNTKTDWVKSDFDDSHWPEDIYGYGPQAFLDTVSKDISITDAIHQTKEKESVLYNFSWQYGVWDNPGSQGMHGLKGKVDDRFFILNSGGHQIYQTYIYAPHNGIYKIQIDGTRPYTILIDEKKVDDRFILAKGWHKLLIAYADTKQINYRMERGALHDFRDRSAVILFPDTVVLPTKDSSYLSSVSMRWLNTKHLIYDPYRGKYKRWNYRFRSVPGLYEMEFKIAGCDLKVWIDGVTIPKEYIRLLKEDMQGSNIYRVTLPHIQKEVGCVAFSVERKTGYQGTAVLCEPIKLRTAKGLMKIGDWSKTGALKYYSGGMYYRTDFSLDSLSGNMKAMLDLTDVIATCEVKINSQSAGILMSPPYQVDITPYLLPGINKVEILVYSTLANHYQTIPTPYRSTPEAGLIGPVKIKIYN